The window TTTAAGGGGCCTTCTGAAAGAATTTCACCTCTCTCAACATGTTCTCCTTCAAATACTGAAATGTTTCTCCACTTAGGTATTAACTCTTCATATTTTTCTTTATCAGAAACTGAAATAATCAACCTTCTCTTTCCTTTCGTTTCCTTTCCAAAACTAACTATTCCAGATATTTTAGCCATAACAGCAGAATCTTTTGGCTTTCTAGCTTCAAAAAGATCTGCAACACGAGGTAATCCACCAGTTATATCCCTAGTTTTAGAACGTTCTTTAGGTATACGAGCAATTACATCTCCTAATTCAACAATGCATCCATCTTCAAAATTAATTATAGCATCAGATGGAAGATAATACTGAGCTGGAATACCAGTACCAGATAAATAAATATCTTTATCATCATCAGAAACTAACTTAACCATCGGCTTTAAATCTCTTCCTATCATTCCTCTCTGTTTAGCATCTACAACCACAATATTAGTTATACCAGTTATTTCATCAGTTTGATGATGCATTGTTAAACCTTCTATTAAATCAACAAACTTTAATTTTCCACCAACTTCAGAAATCACTGGATGAGTATGTGGATCCCAATTTGCAATAACCTGTCCTGATTCTACCTTAACATCATCATGAACAGTCAATATAGCACCATAAGGTAATTTATAACGTTCCTTTTCTCTACCAAAAACATCGATAATAGACAACTCTCCTGACCTAGAAATAGTAATAAGATTATTATTCTTATGTTTGACTGTTCTAATATTATGAAGTCTTACAATACCAGAATTTTTTACACAAATACTATTTAAAGTAGTAGATCTAGAAGCCGCTCCACCAATATGAAAAGTACGCATTGTTAATTGCGTTCCAGGTTCTCCAATAGATTGAGCAGCTATAATACCAACAGCTTCTCCAGTATTAACTAAATGACCTCTAGCTAAATCACGACCATAACAATTCGCACAAAGACCGAATCTAGTTTCACAAGTAATAGGAGATCTAACCATAATTTGATCTATACCAAATTTATCAAGTTTTTCAACTAAAATTTCATCTAATAAAGTACCATAAGAAATATAAGGAACCTTTTTATCATCTATATAAATATCAGATGCAAGTACTCTACCTAACACTCGTTCACGTAAAGGCTCTACTATATCACCACCTTCTATTAAAGAATGCATTAAAATACCTTTTTTTGTACCACAATCTAATTCAGTTATAACTACATCTTGAGCAACATCTACTAACCTTCTTGTTAAATAACCAGAATTAGCAGTCTTTAATGCGGTATCTGCTAAACCTTTCCTTGCACCATGTGTAGATATAAAATATTGAAAAACACTAAGTCCCTCTCTAAAATTAGCAGTAATTGGTGTTTCAATTATAGAACCATCCGGAGCAGCCATTAATCCTCTCATTCCAGCAAGTTGACGAATTTGAGCAGCTGAACCTCTAGCACCAGAATCTGCCATCATAAAAATTGGATTAAAAGATTCTTGAAACAAAATACTTCCATCAGAATCCAAAATTTTTTCTTTAGCAATTTCAGATAACATAGACCTTGCTATAACTTCATTGGCTCTAGACCAAATATCAACTACTTTATTATATCTTTCTCTATTAGTAACAAGCCCAGATCTAAACTGAGATTCAATTTCACGAACTTCTTTATCAGCTTGATTAATAATAGAAACTTTATCATTAGGAATAATCATATCTTCAATTCCAATAGAAGCACCAGCTCGAGTAGCATACTTAAACCCCATATACATTAAGTTATCCGCAAACAGTACAGTTTTTTGCAATCCAAATTTACGATAACAAATATCAACTACCTTCAAAATAACTTTTTTTGTCATAGTTTTATTTATTAAACTAAAAGAAGTTCCATCAGGTAAAATATCAAAAAGAATAGACCTTCCTACAGTCGTATCTACTAATTCGTAATTATGAACATTATCATTTTTACAATAAATACGAACTTTTATTTTTGCATGAAGATCAATATAACCAGCCTCATAAAAATTTTTAACTTCCTGTATGCTAGAAAAAACTTTTCCTTCCCCTTTTGCTAAAATTCGTTCTCTTGTTAAATAATACAATCCTAACACCACATCTTGACTAGGAACAATAATAGGTTCACCATTAGCTGGTGACAAAATATTATTTGTTGACATCATTAAAACTCTAGCCTCAAGTTGAGCCTCTAAAGTTAATGGTACATGAACCGCCATTTGATCTCCATCAAAATCAGCATTATAAGCTGTACATACCAATGGATGAAGTTGAATAGCTTTTCCTTCTATTAAAACTGGTTCAAATGCCTGAATACCTAATCTATGTAAAGTAGGAGCTCTATTTAATAATATAGGATGCTCTTTAATTACTTCATCTAAAATATCCCAAACTACAGGATCCTCATTCTCAACCATTCTTTTAGCTGTCTTAATTGTACTGGCAAATCCTCGAAACTCTAATTTACTAAAAATAAATGGTTTAAATAACTCCAAAGCCATCTTCTTAGGAAGTCCACACTGATGCAAACGTAAAGTAGGACCAACAACAATAACTGATCTACCAGAATAATCTACACGCTTTCCTAATAAATTTTGTCTAAATCTTCCTTGTTTTCCTTTGATCATATCAGCTAAAGACTTTAAAGGTCGTTTATTTGAACCATTTATTGCCCTACCACGACGTCCGTTATCTAATAATGCATCAACTGCTTCTTGAAGCATTCTCCTTTCATTACGAATTATTATATCTGGAGCACTTAAATCAAGTAATCTTTTAAGTCTATTATTTCTATTAATAACTCTCCTATAAAGATCATTTAAATCTGAAGTAGCAAAACGACCACCATCCAAAGGAACTAATGGCCTTAAATCTGGAGGCAAAACAGGTAAAACATCTAAAACCATCCATTCTGGTTTATTTTTAGATTCATAAAAAGCTTCAAGTAATTTTAATCTTTTAGTTATTTTTCTTGTTTTTGTTTCAGAATTAATACTTGGCAATTCTTTTCGTAATAATTTAATTTCCTCTTCTATATCAATTTGCCGTAACAAATCACGAATAGCCTCTGCACCCATACGAGCGTCAAATTCATCTCCATACTTATCTATAGCATTCAAATATGCTTCATCATTTAAAATTTGTCCTTTTTCCAATGAAGTCATTCCAGAATCAACAACAACAAACGATTCAAAATAAAGAACTCTTTCAATATCACGCAAAGTCATATCTAATAATAATCCAATTCTTGAAGGAAGTAATTTTAAAAACCATATATGGGCAACAGGACTAGCTAACTCTATATGACCCATTCTCTCTCTTCTTACCTTAGATAAAGCAAGTTCAACTCCACATTTTTCACAAACCACTCCGCGATGTTTTAATCTCTTATATTTTCCACATAAACATTCATAATCTTTAACTGGACCAAATATTTTTGCACAAAATAAACCATCTCTTTCAGGTTTAAAAGTCCTATAATTAATTGTTTCAGGTTTCTTAACCTCACCATAAGACCAAGAACGAATTAAATCAGGAGAAGCAAGAGAAATACGAATTTTATCAAACTCTTCACCTTGATTATTCTGTTTTTTAAAAAAATTTAATAAATTATCCATTATCTCTTATACCTTAAACCATAAAATCCTAAAACTTAACAAATAAAAATATACAAAATAAAAATCATCTTAATCACTTGATAATTCAATATCAATACCTAAAGCTCTAATTTCCTTCAATAACACATTAAATGACTCAGGCATTCCAGGATCCATATAATGATTTCCATCAACAATATTTTTATATATTCTAGTTCTACCATAAACATCATCTGATTTTACTGTAAGCATCTCTTGTAAAGAATAAGCTGCACCATATGCTTCTAAAGCCCACACTTCCATTTCTCCGAAACGTTGTCCTCCAAACTGAGCTTTACCTCCTAAAGGTTGCTGTGTAACCAAACTATACGACCCAGTAGAACGAGCATGCATCTTATCATCAACTAAATGATTTAATTTTAATATATACATATAGCCAACTGTAACTGGATTATCAAAAGCTCTACCAGTTCTTCCATCATAAAGAATAACTTTTCCATTAGAAGGCAAACCAGCTAAATTTAACATATATTTAATTTCATCCTCAGTAGCTCCATCAAAAACAGGAGTAGCCATAGGCAACCCATTTCTCAAATTATTTGCTAAAATCAATATCTGATTGTCATCTAATTCATCTAAATTAATAGGTTTCCTATTATGTTTATTATATACTTGATTCAAAAAATTTCTTAAAACATCTAAAGAACAACCTTTATCAAGAAGATCAGAAATTTTTTTTCCAATAAATTTAGAAGCAAATCCAAGATGAGTTTCTAAAACTTGTCCAATATTCATTCTAGAAGGAACTCCTAGTGGATTTAATATAATATCTACAGGAGTACCATCTTCCATATATGGCATATCCTCAACTGGAACAACAATTGATATAACTCCTTTATTTCCATGTCTTCCAGCCATTTTATCTCCAGGCTGAACTCTTCGTTTTACTGCCAAATAAACTTTAACAATCTTCAATATTCCTGGAGCTAAATCATCTCCTTGTATAATTTTTTTTCTGCTTTTACAAAAACGATTCTCTATTTCTTTATCTAAAAGAGATAATTGTTTAAAAAGATTTTCAATTTGCTTATTAACCTCTAAATTATCTACTATAATATTAATCCAATTCTCTCTACTAATGCTACTTAAATGAACAGAATTAATCTCAACACCTGATTGAATTCCAGGAGCAGAAACTACTTTATTATTAATTAATAAATTATATATCCTACTATATATATTTTCTTCTCTAATCCTTTTCTCATCATTCAAATTTTTTCTAACTTTCATTAACTGCTCTTCTTCAATAATTTTCGATCTCAAATCTTTTTGCATGCCATCCCTTGTAAAAATTTGAACATCAATAACAGTCCCACTCATCCCAGATGGAACTCTTAAAGATGTATCTTTCACATCAGAAGCTTTCTCACCAAAAATTGCCCTTAATAATTTCTCTTCTGGAGTAATTTGAGATTCTCCTTTTGGAGTAACCTTCCCAACTAATATATCTCCAGCACTAACTTCTGCTCCAACATAAACTATTCCAGACTCATCTAATCTAGACAGTGCAAAATCACCAATATTAGGTATATCAGAAGTAATTTCTTCTATTCCTAATTTTGTATCACGAGCTATGCACGATAACTCTTCTATATGAATTGAAGTAAACCTATCTTCATGTACTATACGTTCAGAAATCAATATAGAATCCTCAAAATTATATCCATTCCAAGGCATAAAAGCTACCAATAAATTTTGACCCAAAGCAAGTTCACCCATATCAGTACAAGGACCATCCGCTATAATATCCCCTTTTTTAATATAATCACCTTTAAAAACAATAGGTCTTTGATTAATACAAGTATCTTGATTTGATCTAGAATATTTAACTAAATTATAAATATCTACACCTGAATCTTCTAAGGGAATTTCACTATCATCTACTCTAATAACAATACGAGAAGAATCAACCAAATCAACTATCCCACTTCTCATTGCAACGATGGAAACTCCGGAATCAGAAGCTACTATCCTTTCCATCCCTGTACCTATCAAAGGTTTTTCTGATTGTATTGTAGGAACAGCCTGTCTTTGCATATTAGAACCCATTAAAGCTCTATTTGCATCATCATGTTCCAAAAAAGGAATAAGAGAAGCCGCTACAGATACAATTTGTTTTGGTGATACATCCATATAATTTATCTTATCTCTATGAGACAACAAAAACTCATTTCTATGTCTACAAGGAACTAAATCTGAAATTATATAACCATCTTTATTAATTTCTATGTTAGACTGCGCAATATATTGATCTACTTCCTCAATTGCTGATAAATATTCAATTCTATTGGTTACATAACCATTAACAATTTTTCTACAAGGAGTTTCAATAAATCCATAATCATTAATTCTAGCATACACTGATAAAGAATTAATTAGACCAATATTCGGACCTTCTGGAGTTTCAATCGGACAAACTCTACCATAATGAGTAGTATGAACATCTCTTACTTCAAATCCAGCTCTTTCTCTGGTCAACCCCCCTGGACCTAAAGCAGAAACACGACGTTTATGTGTTATTCCAGATAACGGATTAACCTGATCCATAAATTGAGACAATTGACTAGAACCATAAAATTCTTTAATTGTAGCAGATATCGGTTTGGCATTAATTAAATCTTGAGGCATAACGTTATCAATATCTATCAATCCTAAACGCTCTCTAATCGATCTTTCTACTCTTATTAACCCTATACGAAACTGATTTTCAGTCATCTCTCCAACACTTCTTACTCTACGATTTCCTAAATGATCAATGTCATCAACCATTCCAATTCCATTTCTAATATCTATAAGAGTTTTAATAACTAATAAAATATCTTCCTTAGTTAAAGTATTTAATCCTAAATTACTTTTTTTTCCTAAACGTCGATTAAACTTCATACGGCCAACTAAGGACAAATCGTATCTATCTTCAACAAAAAAAAGATTTTTAAATAAAGATTCAGCAGACTCTTTTGTTGGTGGTTCTCCAGGTCTCATCATACGATAAATTTCAACTAATGCTTCAGACTGACTATAAGTTGTATCAATTTTTAACGTATCAGAAATATATGGTCCATGATCTAAATCATTTATATATAAAATACTAAAACTACATATATTAGATTCTATAATTTTATTTAACAAATCTATTGTTATCTCATCATTGGGCATAGCCAATATTTCATCTTTTTTAGAAACATTAACAACAACATCAGCCAAAATCTTTCCTAACAAATATTCTTTAGGAACTACTAAACATTTAATATCATACTCTTCCATAACTTTAATATGTTTATCCGTAATGCGACAACCACTTCTTATAATGATATTATCAGTTCCAGGAACCGTAATATCAAAAAATGCAATTTCTCCTTTCAACCATTTAGGCATTAAATGTATATAAAATACATTATTTTTATATTCGCAAATAATAAATTTAAAAAACTCTTTTAATATATCTTTACTATTATAGCCTAACGCCTTTAGTAACACTGTAACAGGAAATTTTCTTCTTCTATCAATTCTAACAAAAAGACAATCTTTAGGATCAAATTCAAAATCTAACCAAGAACCACGATAAGGAATAATACGAGCAGAATATAATATTTTCCCTGAAGAATGAGTTTTTCCTTTATCATGTTCAAAAATAACTCCAGGAGATCTATGAAGTTGAGACACAACGACCCTCTCTGTTCCATTAATTACGAATGTACCAACATCTGTCATTAATGGTATATCTCCCATAAAAACATCTTGCTCTCTAATATCTTTAATATTTTTATTATTATTATTAGAAATATCTTTATCAAATATAATCAATCTTATCCGTACTCTTAAAGGTGAAGAATAAGTTAATCCGCGAGATTTACACTCATAAACATTAAAATTAGGTTCACCTAACTTATAACTAATATATTCTAATCTTATATTTCCTGAATAACTATCAATCGGAAACACTGATAAAAAAGCAGCATGTAAACCTGTATTTTTTAATTGATCAACAGATTTATCCATTTGTAAAAAATCTTTATAAGATTTTATCTGAATATCAAGTAAATGAGGAATATCCAACATATCAAATTGCTTTGCAAAACTCTTTCTAAATCTTTTTTTTTCAGAATAAGAATATTTAACTTTATTTTCTTCTTTCGAAAATAAAAAACCAAAATTTTTGGATTCCATCATATAAAAACACCTCTTAAAAATACAAAATATAAAATATTCAAATATAAATCAAATAAACTATTAATACAAAATAACACTACTTTATTTCGACAGAAGCTCCAACATCTTCTAATTTTTGTTTAATATCTAAAGATTCATCGTTAGATAAATTATTCTTTACAACAACAGGAATTTTTTCTACCAAATCTTTAGCTTCTCTTAAACCAAGACCTGTAATTTCCCTAATAACTTTAATAACAGAAATTTTATTAGATCCAAAACTAGTCATAACAACATCAAACATAGTTTTTTTCTCTACAACTTCAGTTTTTCCTTCTTCTTTTAATCTGTCTGATACAGAAACTATAGAAGAAGAAGAAATATCAAATTTCTTTTCCATAGCATGAATTAAATCCATTACATCCATTACAGACATATTAGATATTGCTTCAAGAATTTCATCTTTTGATATTGTCATATTTAATTCTCCTTGCTAAAAACAAACATAAAATATAAAATTTATTAATAGTTGACTAAAAATATTATTTTTTTTATTTGGTTATAATACTGCGTTTTTTTACGTCTTTTACTAAATATAAAATTTTAAATAATCTTAATAAAATTAAATAAAATACCTTTAAAATTCTATTAATAGGAGCTTTTATTAAATGTAAAAAACTAATAATTGCTTCTTTATAACTAGGAAGGTTTGCAAAAAAATCTAATTTTTCACAACCATAAACCAATCCATTAACCATAAATAATTTAATTTTAATTTTTCCAAATTTTTTAATTAATTCTGTCAATAATGCGGCTACATCTTTATATGATGTTTTTGAATAAATAAAACAAGTAGAATTTACCAAACTAAAATTTAAATTACTTAAATTCATTTCTTGAAATGATCTATACAATAAAGTATTACGAACCACACGTACATAAACCTTAGTATTACGTGCTTTATATCGTAATTCATTCATTTGATTCGAATTTAAGCTATAAAAATCTATTAAAGCAATTGAAAAAACTTCAGAAAAAACTTTAACAATTTCTTTAACAATATCTTTCTTTTTATCTAAAGTTAATAACATAAATTTTAATCTCCAAAAAACTTAAAAAAACACCTCTAATTTGATATTAACCAAATTTTAAAAAAATTAATTTATACTTAAAATATTTAAATATTTATTTAATTAAAGTACTAATATCAATAGATAAACTAGGACCCATAGTAGTTGATAAAAATATTTTTTTAAAAAAATTACCTTTGACTGATATAGGTTTATTTTTCTTTAAATCAAATATTAACACATTAATATTCTCTAATAACTTTTTACAAGAAAAAGTAATTTTTCCAATTTTACAATGAATTATACCATATTTATCAGTCTTATAATAAACCTGTCCAGACTTTGCATTCAAAACTGCTTTACTTACATCATTAGTAATAGTACCCATTTTAATATTTGGCATTAACCCCCTTGGACCTAATATCTTGCCTAATCTTTTAACTAAATTCATTGAATCCGGAGTAGAAATAACAATATCAAAATTTAAATTTCCATTTTTTATTTCTTTAAACAAATCCTCAAATCCAGATAAATCAGCACCTGCATTTTCAGCTTCAATCAATTTATCCCCTTGAGCAAAAACAGCAACACGAAATATTTTTCCTAAACCATTAGGCATATATATCGATGATTTAATAAAATGCTCAGGATTTTTAATATCTATATTTAAATTAATAGATAAATCTACGCTCTCTTCAAATTTTTTACTTGAAAATTTCTTAAGAAACTCAATAGCATCGTCTATTTTATATAAAGAATTATAGTTAATCAATCTATTAATATCTTTTCTTTTTCTACTTATCTTTGTCATAATAAATTTTATGAATCTTTCCTATCACTCAATTTAAATTCTTCTCTATATCTATTCCCATACTTTTTGCTGTTCCTTTTATACAATTAATAGCAGATTGTAAATTAGATGCTGTCAAATCATTCATTTTTATAATAGCTATCTTTTTAAGTTGAATATAACTTAAACTTCCAACTTTCCTACTATTAGATAAATCAGAACCTTTATCTATACCTAATTCTTCTTTAATAAGAATTGACACAGGGGGAGATTTGATCATATAATCAAAACTGCGATCGGAATAAACCTTAATTACAACAGGAACAATTAACCCCAATTTCATACTTTTAGTAGATTCATTAAATTTCTTACAAAATTCAACAATGTTAACCCTATGCTGACCTAAAGCAGGACCAACAGGAGGAGCAGGAGTCGCTTTTCCAGCAGGTATTTGCAACTTAACTATTGATTCAATATTTTTAAGCATTACAATATTTTCCATTAATTAAAAATTAAACATACAAAAAAACATAAAATTCTAATAAAATAACAAAAAATACTTTTAACATTAACCAAAATAAAAAATTAAATCTCTTTAAAATCTACTAATCAAATAGTATAATACTTTTATTAAAAAAAATAAATTTATATTGCAAAAAACTCGATTTAAGTTTTTTCAACTTGACTAAATTCTAAATCTACAGGTGTAGATCTTCCAAATATTAAAACAGCAACCCTCAAACGACTTTTTTCGTAATTAACCTCTTCCACTACCCCATTAAAATCAATAAAAGGACCATCTTTTATACGAATAAGCTCACCAGATTCAAATAATACTTTTGGCTTAGGTTTGCTAACTCCATCTTCTATACGTTGTAAAACTACCTCAACCTCTTTATCAGAAATTGGAGTTGGCCATTTTTCTATTCCTACTCTAGAATTTCTTGTTCCACCAATAAACCCTAAAACTCTAGGAATTTCACGAATAACATTTCTCGTCTTATCTTCCATAATCATATAAACCAACACATATCCAGGAAAAAATTTGCGTGTACTTCTTCTTTTTTTTCCAAATCGCATCTCAACAACTTCTTCAGAAGGAACTACAACATTACTTATTTTATCCTCCAAACAAAATTGTTTTATTTTAGATTTTATTTCCCTCATTACTAATCTTTCAAACCCAGAATATACATGTACTACATACCATTTTTTAATATTTTCACTATTTTTCACTATATTTTCATCAACCCAAATATATTAACTTAGAAACTAACCAAATAATTATAGAATCTATAAACCAAAAAAATAAAGCAGCAAAAAAAATAATAACAATAACAACTAATACTAACTTAAATGTTTCTGATCTGTTCGGCCATACAACTTTGTATAATTCAATTTTTGCTTCTTTAATAAACTTAAAAAATAACCTTCCCTGAATAGAAGAAATACATACTAAAATAGTATAAAATAAACTTAAAAAACCTATCATTAATTTAATATAAAATGCATAATTTACATAAATTGCATAAAAAAACATTATATTTATAATAAAACAAAAAAACCATAATAAAACTCTTATATTTCTTTTAAATAATTTATTTAAATATTTCACCATACTCTCAAATAACTAAAATACAGGTCAGGAGGGAATCGAACCCACAACCCACGGTTTTGGAGACCGTTACTCTTCCTATTTGAGCTACTGACCTATTCACAAACATAAAATTTTTTATTAAAAAAATAAACTATATAATTAAATAACCAATTTTCATATTGTAAAAACAAATAATACCCCTATATTATAACATAATAAATAATTATACTTATAATTTTACTATTATTTGTTCTAAAAATTTCTAAAAATATATAAATTTAAAATTATAAAAATATCATAAATAAAATTTATGTTTAATTCACAATATTAATATGAATATACTTATCCTTATATTTTGTTAAATATAAATATTTAACATTAATAAATTTTATAAAATATAAATAATTAAAATTTTACTATTTCATAATACATATCAAATCAAAATATAAAAATAAAATTCAACTTTAATAAAACATATACTGAATTCTTAAAAAAAAACAAAATATATGCCCACAACTGGACTCGAACCAACGACCTCTTCCATACCAAGGAAGCGCTCTACCACTAAGCTATGTGGGCAAAATGGTAATAAACAAAAGCGGGCGATGGGAATCGAACCCACATTATTAGCTTGGAAGGCTAAGATTCTACCATTGAATTACGCCCGCAAAAATACATTTTTATAATATAAAAATTTTTAATATTATATTTTCTATCTAAATAGAAATTATAAAACTAAATATGGAGGAGGAAGGATTCGAACCTTCGAAGACATTAAGTCGTCAGATTTACAGTCTGATCCCTTTAACCACTCGGGAACCCCTCCAAAAATATTCAAAAGCAATTAAAATTTGTATAATTTATAATTAAAATTCCTATTTATTAAAAAATAAGATAAATAACATTTTAAAAAAAATAATAAATGAATTAAAACTATAATGCTGACACCAGGAATTGAACCTGGAACCTACTGATTACAAATCAGTTGCTCTGCCAATTAAGCTATATCAGCATAACAAAAAATATAAAAATATTATACTTTATTCTAACATAAAATTTTATTTTAAACATCACAATTTTTATTAATTATTTATAAACTTTTCACAAAAAAATAAAATTCACTTTTTATAAATTTAACTTAACTAAAAAATATTAAACTTTAAAAACTCCAATCAACAAAATATTATCAACATTATAATGACTATTAATATATACAAACTATACAAA is drawn from Candidatus Legionella polyplacis and contains these coding sequences:
- the nusG gene encoding transcription termination/antitermination protein NusG yields the protein MKNSENIKKWYVVHVYSGFERLVMREIKSKIKQFCLEDKISNVVVPSEEVVEMRFGKKRRSTRKFFPGYVLVYMIMEDKTRNVIREIPRVLGFIGGTRNSRVGIEKWPTPISDKEVEVVLQRIEDGVSKPKPKVLFESGELIRIKDGPFIDFNGVVEEVNYEKSRLRVAVLIFGRSTPVDLEFSQVEKT
- the rplA gene encoding 50S ribosomal protein L1: MTKISRKRKDINRLINYNSLYKIDDAIEFLKKFSSKKFEESVDLSINLNIDIKNPEHFIKSSIYMPNGLGKIFRVAVFAQGDKLIEAENAGADLSGFEDLFKEIKNGNLNFDIVISTPDSMNLVKRLGKILGPRGLMPNIKMGTITNDVSKAVLNAKSGQVYYKTDKYGIIHCKIGKITFSCKKLLENINVLIFDLKKNKPISVKGNFFKKIFLSTTMGPSLSIDISTLIK
- the rplK gene encoding 50S ribosomal protein L11, producing the protein MLKNIESIVKLQIPAGKATPAPPVGPALGQHRVNIVEFCKKFNESTKSMKLGLIVPVVIKVYSDRSFDYMIKSPPVSILIKEELGIDKGSDLSNSRKVGSLSYIQLKKIAIIKMNDLTASNLQSAINCIKGTAKSMGIDIEKNLN
- the secE gene encoding preprotein translocase subunit SecE; this encodes MVKYLNKLFKRNIRVLLWFFCFIINIMFFYAIYVNYAFYIKLMIGFLSLFYTILVCISSIQGRLFFKFIKEAKIELYKVVWPNRSETFKLVLVVIVIIFFAALFFWFIDSIIIWLVSKLIYLG